A genomic stretch from Mastacembelus armatus chromosome 12, fMasArm1.2, whole genome shotgun sequence includes:
- the arid6 gene encoding AT-rich interaction domain 6 has product MNTQAYMEMAHREIQGEKSKEPMEELTEEQFLKDLYLFMKKRDTPIERIPNLGFKQIDLFVMYKTVRDLGGYHQVTSQQLWKQVYNTLGGNPRSTSAATCTRRHYEKLLLPYECHVKGISINVLPQHQPRNFPYANYDKVDDGQRPAKRRLLSIPLEQCPYTLQSDPHAGVFPLSHHYPPYYHPNHAVLPPYVPIAPPMQTSHSPSVPRAQFTVHPSCINPVDRVKEPLEHLRNLAEWYKTSSGLTEPLNLSVKAASQESNRSPASSFGPPASSPKFLNKPSPLYTLHHRQVVRDEGCETQDGESDEGISPYPHPVKTKESCIIDVNAASRSPTYNSAPTLKTDHGTSLMTQKPGSPKTDFTVQPMEEREGSPEVMRLSLGDTVPSFPQDHGDKMEIEIPLSVFRSWLKLYGSSGMMHGAKQLTTLPTQEERSRQRDWSDTADLPTNMSFLMNPQDQSPAAEDLTLKCKNVPSPTPTRSPNHFTAYKSLPSGGILQNVPSQDIRPVDRQNNSRSPPYWDAYDKEIRAPHMQVKMNSYPLAFQQDLTSIKPYKEDTAQERSDTGPSAVLMVGSSSASLLQLTTEEVMKLKKIISSSL; this is encoded by the exons ATGAACACACAG GCATACATGGAAATGGCACACAGAGAGATCCAAGGGGAGAAAAGCAAGGAGCCCATGGAAGAGCTCACGGAGGAGCAGTTCCTTAAGGACCTTTACCTGTTCATGAAGAAAAGAGATACGCCAATAGAGAGAATCCCAAATCTGGGCTTCAAACAAA TTGATTTATTTGTGATGTACAAGACTGTCAGGGACTTGGGTGGCTACCATCAG GTGACTTCTCAGCAGCTGTGGAAACAAGTTTACAACACGTTGGGAGGAAACCCTCGCAGCACAAGCGCAGCCACCTGCACTCGCAGACACTACGAAAA ACTGCTTCTGCCATATGAATGCCATGTGAAAGGAATATCAATTAATGTCTTGCCTCAACATCAGCCAAGGAACTTCCCCTATGCCAACTACGACAAAGTTGATGATGGCCAAAGACCGGCCAAGCGCAGACTGTTATCAATACCACTGGAACAG TGCCCTTATACGCTGCAGTCGGATCCACATGCGGGCGTCTTTCCTCTGTCACACCACTATCCTCCCTACTATCATCCAAACCATGCAGTTCTGCCACCATATGTCCCTATTGCCCCTCCAATGCAGACATCACACAGCCCCAGTGTCCCTAGGGCCCAGTTCACTGTCCATCCATCGTGCATCAACCCAGTAGACAGGGTTAAGGAACCACTGGAGCATTTGCGTAACCTGGCAGAATGGTACAAGACCTCATCTGGGTTGACCGAGCCCCTGAATCTTAGTGTGAAAGCGGCAAGTCAGGAGAGCAACAGAAGCCCTGCCTCATCCTTCGGCCCACCTGCATCCAGCCCAAAGTTTCTGAATAAACCCTCCCCTCTCTATACTCTTCATCACCGGCAGGTGGTGAGAGATGAAGGATGTGAGACACAAGATGGTGAGTCAGATGAAGGGATCTCACCTTATCCACATCCTGTGAAAACAAAGGAGTCATGTATCATTGATGTCAACGCAGCCTCGAGGAGCCCCACGTATAACTCTGCtccaacactgaaaacagaccaTGGCACGTCTCTAATGACCCAAAAACCCGGCTCTCCAAAAACAGACTTTACAGTGCAGCCcatggaagagagagaaggcagTCCAGAAGTAATGCGGCTCAGCCTCGGTGATACTGTGCCCAGCTTCCCTCAAGACCATGGAGACAAGATGGAAATTGAGATACCGCTGTCTGTGTTTCGTAGCTGGCTCAAGCTGTATGGGTCATCAGGCATGATGCATGGCGCTAAGCAGCTAACTACACTTCCTACTCAGGAGGAACGCTCTCGACAAAGAGACTGGTCGGACACAGCTGACCTCCCCACCAACATGTCATTTCTCATGAATCCCCAAGACCAGAGTCCAGCTGCTGAGGATCTAACGCTAAAGTGCAAGAATGTGCCGAGCCCCACACCAACTAGGAGCCCAAACCATTTCACCGCATACAAATCTTTGCCTTCAGGTGGCATTCTGCAAAATGTACCCAGCCAGGACATCCGTCCAGTTGATAGGCAGAATAACTCCAGATCCCCACCTTACTGGGATGCCTATGACAAAGAGATCAGGGCTCCCCATATGCAAGTAAAAATGAACTCTTATCCCCTTGCATTTCAGCAAGACTTAACATCCATCAAACCCTATAAGGAAGACACAGCCCAGGAGAGGTCTGACACAGGACCCTCAGCTGTGTTAATGGTGGGTTCCAGCTCGGCTTCCCTGTTGCAGCTCACCACTGAGGAGGTGATGAAGCTGAAGAAAATCATCTCAAGCTCATTGTGA